In Micrococcus luteus NCTC 2665, a single window of DNA contains:
- a CDS encoding MinD/ParA family ATP-binding protein — protein MRIALATTVQPGLDHIGPLERHQTDITVLRRAEDLAELLAIARSGLVDAVLVAGGTESLTTAFLEETARLPRPVGVAALSEVRAERRRLRGMGVPCVRADADPEQIAAVVVESASAAAEGRRPETSHGEDADHARDHGEDLDDLPITLETLGGDEVPGLTDPWRDADEPDDAGPGAAPAAATSDDGPATADEGADPAPSPEGDEPAEPARESSLVTVVWGPTGAPGRTTVAVNLAAEHAVAGRNTLLVDLDTYGPAVGVHLGLTEESAGVARAVRRADHGRLGAADLAAAGVRVRVAGADLTVLTGLTRVDRWPELRPAAVTALIAAARERWDRVVVDVGFGLEQDEELSFDVPAPQRNGATLAALAAADEVIAVGGPDAVALPRLVRGVEELAEVAPAARLRVVVNRLRPAAAGVAPRAQVEAVWNRYASPATRLEAFLPWDPAAADPALLAGQVLAEAAPNSPLRRALATLAGVPTRPARRGRHRARPPQAIAAASSDAARDATDTGRPARRRTLIPWSVRSRRTP, from the coding sequence GTGCGCATCGCCCTGGCCACCACCGTCCAGCCGGGCCTGGACCACATCGGCCCGCTCGAGCGGCACCAGACGGACATCACCGTGCTCCGCCGGGCCGAGGACCTCGCCGAGCTGCTCGCGATCGCCCGCTCCGGTCTCGTGGACGCGGTCCTCGTGGCCGGGGGCACCGAGTCCCTCACCACCGCCTTCCTGGAGGAGACGGCCCGGCTGCCCCGACCCGTGGGCGTGGCGGCGCTCAGCGAGGTCCGCGCCGAGCGGCGTCGCCTCCGCGGCATGGGGGTGCCCTGCGTGCGCGCCGACGCCGACCCTGAGCAGATCGCCGCCGTCGTCGTGGAGTCCGCGAGCGCGGCGGCGGAGGGTCGCCGGCCGGAGACCTCACATGGGGAGGACGCCGACCACGCCCGGGATCACGGCGAGGACCTCGACGACCTGCCGATCACCCTGGAGACGCTCGGCGGGGACGAGGTGCCCGGCCTCACGGACCCCTGGCGCGACGCCGACGAGCCCGACGACGCCGGGCCGGGCGCCGCCCCCGCCGCGGCCACGTCCGACGACGGCCCCGCCACCGCGGACGAGGGAGCCGACCCCGCTCCCTCACCGGAGGGAGACGAACCGGCCGAACCCGCGCGGGAGTCGTCGCTGGTGACCGTGGTGTGGGGTCCCACCGGGGCTCCGGGACGCACCACCGTCGCCGTGAACCTCGCCGCCGAGCACGCCGTGGCCGGCCGGAACACGCTGCTGGTCGACCTGGACACGTACGGCCCCGCCGTCGGTGTGCACCTGGGGCTGACGGAGGAGTCGGCCGGCGTGGCGCGGGCTGTGCGGCGGGCCGACCACGGCCGACTGGGCGCCGCCGACCTGGCGGCCGCGGGCGTCCGCGTCCGCGTCGCCGGCGCGGACCTGACGGTTCTGACGGGACTCACCCGCGTGGACCGGTGGCCGGAGCTGCGCCCCGCCGCCGTCACCGCGCTGATCGCGGCCGCCAGGGAACGGTGGGACCGCGTGGTCGTCGACGTCGGGTTCGGTCTCGAACAGGACGAGGAGCTGTCCTTCGACGTGCCCGCCCCACAGCGCAACGGTGCGACCCTGGCGGCGCTCGCCGCGGCCGACGAGGTCATCGCGGTCGGAGGGCCGGACGCCGTCGCACTGCCCCGCCTGGTCCGCGGGGTCGAGGAGCTGGCGGAGGTGGCCCCCGCGGCACGGCTGCGCGTCGTGGTCAACCGGCTCCGGCCCGCGGCCGCCGGCGTCGCCCCGCGCGCGCAGGTCGAGGCCGTCTGGAACCGCTACGCCTCGCCCGCCACGCGGCTGGAGGCGTTCCTGCCGTGGGACCCGGCCGCCGCGGACCCCGCGCTGCTCGCCGGCCAGGTGCTCGCCGAGGCCGCTCCGAACAGCCCGCTGCGTCGCGCCCTCGCCACGCTGGCCGGTGTCCCCACCCGCCCCGCCCGCCGCGGACGGCACCGCGCACGGCCCCCGCAGGCCATCGCCGCCGCGTCCTCCGACGCCGCCCGCGACGCCACGGACACGGGCCGCCCGGCACGTCGCCGTACCCTGATCCCATGGTCAGTTCGCTCGCGCAGGACCCCCTGA
- a CDS encoding DUF1844 domain-containing protein, giving the protein MTDERQAQDVTRMDAPAEIRDIHEVPAVEVITTTAVHVMTAAAVKCGLADSPDARELMDLDEARKLITALAGLVTAAAPEIGSQHAGPLRDGLRSLQLAFREASPFPDAPGKGPGEKFTGPVN; this is encoded by the coding sequence ATGACAGACGAACGCCAGGCCCAGGACGTCACCCGCATGGACGCCCCCGCCGAGATCCGCGACATCCACGAGGTCCCCGCCGTCGAGGTCATCACGACCACCGCCGTGCATGTGATGACCGCCGCCGCCGTCAAGTGCGGCCTGGCCGACTCCCCCGACGCCCGCGAGCTCATGGATCTCGACGAGGCCCGCAAGCTCATCACCGCCCTCGCCGGGCTGGTCACGGCCGCGGCGCCCGAGATCGGCAGCCAGCACGCCGGCCCGCTGCGCGACGGCCTGCGCTCGCTGCAGCTGGCGTTCCGTGAGGCCTCCCCGTTCCCGGACGCCCCGGGCAAGGGCCCCGGCGAGAAGTTCACCGGCCCGGTGAACTGA
- a CDS encoding sensor histidine kinase has product MVSSLAQDPLTSHPDIGDEDRAWLQRLVGDWQLVADLALADLVLWCPVPRRDEAGGFVALAQVRPFTAPTLFHRDIVGSRARADLRAVVGQTWHGGERAEGAGPVEAPGGTLQVRLWPVVRAGRVIAVVSAHADPNGRPARSVIEENYSRTASTLLDMMQHGRWPAPEEPPGLWAGGTPRVGDGLVVLGPDSVAEFTSPNAVSALRRLGIASTLEGHRLTDVLASTDAARVPTDEGTWAVLTGLRAGRREVQSGGVSLTVRSVPLLGPDGWQGALLLLRDVTELRRQEQRLLTKDATIREIHHRVKNNLQTVGSLLRMQARRTSSPEAERALRQAMQRVDTIALVHQTLSEEIEDQVPVDGLLQRQFRLAVEVAGDGRPLQVAVTGEFGELPSHVTTPLALVLNELAANAVEHGTAPDGGCVGLHADRESTPAGTVLVVSVTDSGPAAPDGWVPGEPPRAGEGSGLGLRIVHSLVEGDLRGTLRWERSDDGGTRVVLRLPLT; this is encoded by the coding sequence ATGGTCAGTTCGCTCGCGCAGGACCCCCTGACGTCGCACCCGGACATCGGGGACGAGGACCGCGCCTGGCTGCAGCGGCTCGTGGGGGACTGGCAGCTTGTGGCAGACCTGGCGCTCGCGGACCTCGTGCTCTGGTGCCCCGTGCCCCGCCGCGACGAGGCCGGAGGGTTCGTGGCGCTCGCCCAGGTCCGGCCCTTCACCGCTCCCACCCTCTTCCACCGCGACATCGTGGGATCGCGCGCCCGCGCGGACCTGCGGGCCGTCGTCGGGCAGACGTGGCACGGCGGGGAGCGGGCCGAGGGGGCCGGCCCCGTCGAGGCCCCGGGAGGCACGCTGCAGGTGCGTCTGTGGCCGGTGGTCCGCGCCGGGAGGGTCATCGCGGTCGTCTCCGCGCACGCGGACCCGAACGGCCGCCCGGCGCGCTCGGTGATCGAGGAGAACTACAGCCGGACGGCCAGCACCCTGCTGGACATGATGCAGCATGGCCGCTGGCCGGCGCCCGAGGAGCCCCCCGGCCTCTGGGCGGGCGGCACGCCGCGGGTGGGGGACGGCCTCGTCGTGCTCGGGCCGGACTCGGTCGCCGAGTTCACCAGTCCCAACGCGGTCTCCGCCCTGCGCCGGCTGGGCATCGCCTCAACCCTCGAGGGGCACCGGCTCACCGACGTCCTGGCCAGCACCGACGCCGCCCGCGTGCCCACCGACGAGGGGACGTGGGCCGTGCTCACCGGGCTGCGTGCCGGACGTCGGGAGGTGCAGTCCGGCGGGGTGTCGCTGACGGTGCGCTCCGTCCCCCTCCTCGGTCCGGACGGCTGGCAGGGGGCGCTGCTGCTGCTGCGCGACGTGACCGAGCTGCGCCGCCAGGAGCAGCGTCTGCTCACCAAGGACGCGACCATCCGAGAGATCCACCACCGCGTCAAGAACAACCTGCAGACCGTGGGATCGCTGCTGCGCATGCAGGCGCGGCGCACGTCCTCGCCCGAGGCGGAGCGTGCGCTGCGTCAGGCGATGCAGCGCGTGGACACGATCGCCCTCGTCCACCAGACGCTGAGCGAGGAGATCGAGGACCAGGTCCCCGTGGACGGTCTGCTGCAGCGGCAGTTCCGCCTGGCCGTCGAGGTGGCCGGGGACGGGAGGCCGCTGCAGGTCGCGGTCACGGGTGAGTTCGGTGAACTGCCCTCCCATGTGACCACGCCGCTGGCGCTGGTGCTCAATGAGCTGGCGGCCAACGCCGTCGAGCACGGCACGGCGCCGGACGGTGGCTGCGTGGGCCTGCACGCCGACCGCGAGTCGACCCCCGCAGGAACGGTGCTGGTCGTGTCCGTGACGGACAGCGGCCCCGCCGCCCCCGACGGATGGGTGCCGGGGGAGCCCCCCCGCGCGGGCGAGGGATCGGGGCTCGGACTGCGCATCGTGCACTCGCTCGTGGAGGGGGACCTGCGCGGCACCCTGCGCTGGGAGCGGTCCGACGACGGCGGCACGCGCGTCGTGCTGCGACTACCCCTGACGTGA
- a CDS encoding helix-turn-helix domain-containing protein: MQRFLTLTDVAETLNISGQAARALVRSGELQAIQVGGRGQWRIEVSWLEDYVERQKEVTRARVREWTEADAKAH; encoded by the coding sequence GTGCAGCGCTTTCTCACCCTGACCGACGTCGCGGAGACGCTGAACATCTCCGGTCAGGCCGCCCGCGCCCTGGTCCGCTCGGGCGAGCTGCAGGCCATCCAGGTCGGGGGCCGCGGCCAGTGGCGCATCGAGGTGTCCTGGCTCGAGGACTACGTGGAGCGTCAGAAGGAAGTGACGCGCGCCCGCGTCCGGGAGTGGACCGAGGCGGACGCGAAGGCCCACTGA
- a CDS encoding Rv3235 family protein — protein sequence MTALATRPRTASARRTADTLLHGPAHSPAVLPRGEEIARRARTEQGREELRRVRSLAAVIAVACVEVETGRRALRDLSAWLSPEVLDKLTRRMELLGAVAPAGPGRRPAPAVPPRAPASAPRPVGARVCEVAPGRVEASATVLWEGRARAFALRLERRLSRWKVTSVEIG from the coding sequence ATGACCGCCCTCGCCACCCGCCCCCGCACCGCTTCCGCACGGCGCACCGCCGACACCCTCCTCCATGGGCCCGCCCACAGCCCCGCGGTCCTGCCCCGCGGTGAGGAGATCGCCCGGCGGGCCCGCACCGAGCAGGGGCGCGAGGAGCTGCGCCGCGTCCGCTCGCTCGCCGCCGTGATCGCCGTCGCCTGCGTCGAGGTCGAGACGGGCCGCCGTGCCCTGCGGGACCTCTCCGCCTGGCTCTCGCCCGAGGTGCTGGACAAGTTGACCCGTCGCATGGAGCTGCTGGGCGCCGTCGCGCCGGCCGGGCCCGGTCGACGACCCGCCCCGGCCGTCCCGCCCCGGGCGCCCGCGTCCGCACCCCGCCCGGTGGGTGCCCGCGTGTGCGAGGTCGCGCCCGGCCGGGTGGAGGCCAGCGCGACGGTGCTGTGGGAGGGCCGGGCCCGGGCCTTCGCACTCCGACTCGAGCGGCGGCTCAGCCGCTGGAAGGTGACGTCGGTCGAGATCGGCTGA
- a CDS encoding WhiB family transcriptional regulator → MDWRSKAACLDKDPELFFPVGNTGPALLQIEEAKAVCRSCEVVDTCLKWAMESGQDSGVWGGMSEDERRAMKRRAARARRAS, encoded by the coding sequence ATGGATTGGCGCAGTAAAGCAGCGTGCCTGGACAAGGACCCGGAGCTGTTCTTCCCCGTGGGCAACACCGGCCCCGCCCTCCTGCAGATCGAGGAGGCCAAGGCGGTGTGCCGCTCGTGTGAGGTCGTGGACACGTGCCTGAAATGGGCCATGGAGTCCGGCCAGGACTCGGGCGTCTGGGGCGGCATGAGCGAGGACGAGCGGCGCGCCATGAAGCGCCGCGCCGCGCGTGCCCGACGCGCCTCCTGA
- the secA gene encoding preprotein translocase subunit SecA translates to MPSIIDRVLKISDNRVLKRMQATVDAVNLLEDDFRALSDAELRAETDTLRARHADGESLDLLLPEAFAAVREAAGRTLGQRHYDVQLLGGIALHQGNIAEMKTGEGKTLVATAPAYLNALSGRGVHVVTVNDFLASYQADLMGRVFRFLGMQTGVIVAGQTPAVRREQYAADITYGTNNEFGFDFLRDNMAWSLDELVQREHHYAIVDEVDSILIDEARTPLIISGPAQGEANRWYGEFARLVRRLEADTDYEVDHKKRTVGILGPGIEKVEDHLGITNLYETQNTTLIQFLNNAVKAKELFKRDKDYVVLDGEVQIVDEHTGRVLKGRRYNEGLHQAIEAKEGVEVKPENQTLATVTLQNYFRGYEKLAGMTGTAETEAAEFTSTYGLGVVVIPPNRERQRVDRNDVVYKNEKVKFDAVVDDIAERHAKGQPVLVGTTSVEKSEYLSTLLAKRGIRHEVLNAKNHAREAAIVAQAGRPGAVTVATNMAGRGTDIMLGGNAEFTAVARMQELGLDAAEDPEAYEARWPEVLAQAEAAVEDAHREVIEAGGLYVVGTERHDSRRIDNQLRGRSGRQGDPGESRFYLSLTDELMRNFNPGVAQRIMNSPSIPDDMALEFGFVSKAIQNAQAQVEGRNAEQRKNVLKYDDVMNRQREAIYTDRRSILEGEDLQDRVRRFVEDAVGNIVDAATEEGQATDWDLDQLWRDLAELYPVGISQEDVLDEVGGRGRLKAEVLKRELVSDALLAYEDREAQVGSEALREAERRVVLASIGRHWQEHLYEMDYLKEGIGLRAMAQREPLVEYQREGYTMFQNMLAGIREDAVRTLFQAQISAAPAPTSLPGVKDARAVTMAPQISVEGIDAPQRPAQLRFTGPSEDGQSAVTRSGTDSGATVAAGTNRRSRRQAERRGRRG, encoded by the coding sequence GTGCCTTCGATCATCGACCGCGTCCTGAAGATCTCGGACAACCGCGTCCTCAAGCGCATGCAGGCCACGGTGGACGCCGTGAACCTCCTCGAGGACGACTTCCGGGCGCTCAGCGACGCGGAGCTGCGTGCCGAGACGGACACGCTCCGGGCCAGGCATGCGGACGGCGAGTCGTTGGACCTGCTCCTGCCGGAGGCCTTCGCCGCGGTCCGCGAGGCCGCGGGACGCACGCTCGGCCAGCGGCACTACGACGTCCAGCTGCTCGGCGGCATCGCGCTGCACCAGGGCAACATCGCGGAGATGAAGACCGGCGAGGGCAAGACCCTCGTGGCCACCGCCCCGGCCTACCTCAACGCGCTGTCCGGCAGGGGCGTGCACGTGGTGACGGTCAACGACTTCCTCGCCTCCTACCAGGCCGACCTCATGGGCCGCGTGTTCCGCTTCCTCGGCATGCAGACGGGCGTCATCGTGGCGGGCCAGACCCCGGCCGTACGGCGCGAGCAGTACGCCGCGGACATCACCTACGGCACGAACAACGAGTTCGGCTTCGACTTCCTCCGGGACAACATGGCCTGGTCCCTCGACGAGCTCGTGCAGCGTGAGCACCACTACGCGATCGTCGACGAGGTGGACTCGATCCTCATCGACGAGGCCCGCACCCCGCTGATCATCTCCGGCCCCGCCCAGGGAGAGGCCAACCGGTGGTACGGCGAGTTCGCCCGACTGGTGCGCCGACTCGAGGCGGACACGGACTACGAGGTGGACCACAAGAAGCGCACCGTCGGCATCCTCGGCCCCGGCATCGAGAAGGTCGAGGACCACCTCGGCATCACGAACCTGTACGAGACGCAGAACACCACGCTCATCCAGTTCCTGAACAACGCGGTCAAGGCCAAGGAGCTGTTCAAGCGGGACAAGGACTACGTGGTCCTCGACGGCGAGGTGCAGATCGTCGACGAGCACACGGGCCGCGTCCTCAAGGGACGCCGCTACAACGAGGGGCTCCACCAGGCCATCGAGGCCAAGGAGGGCGTCGAGGTCAAGCCCGAGAACCAGACGCTGGCCACGGTGACCCTGCAGAACTACTTCCGCGGCTACGAGAAGCTCGCCGGCATGACGGGCACCGCCGAGACGGAGGCCGCCGAGTTCACGTCGACCTACGGCCTCGGCGTCGTCGTGATCCCGCCGAACCGGGAGCGGCAGCGCGTGGACCGCAACGACGTGGTGTACAAGAACGAGAAGGTCAAGTTCGACGCCGTCGTCGACGACATCGCCGAGCGGCACGCGAAGGGCCAGCCGGTCCTGGTGGGCACCACCTCCGTGGAGAAGTCCGAGTACCTCTCCACGCTGCTGGCCAAGCGCGGCATCCGCCACGAGGTCCTGAACGCGAAGAACCACGCCCGCGAGGCCGCCATCGTGGCGCAGGCGGGCCGCCCGGGCGCCGTCACCGTGGCCACCAACATGGCCGGCCGCGGCACCGACATCATGCTCGGCGGCAACGCCGAGTTCACGGCGGTGGCCCGCATGCAGGAACTGGGCCTCGACGCCGCCGAGGACCCGGAGGCGTACGAGGCCCGCTGGCCCGAGGTGCTGGCGCAGGCCGAAGCCGCTGTGGAGGACGCGCACCGCGAGGTCATCGAGGCCGGCGGCCTGTACGTGGTGGGCACCGAGCGCCACGACTCGCGCCGCATCGACAACCAGCTGCGCGGTCGTTCCGGCCGTCAGGGCGACCCGGGCGAGTCCCGCTTCTACCTCTCCCTCACGGACGAGCTCATGCGCAACTTCAACCCGGGCGTGGCCCAGCGGATCATGAACAGTCCGTCGATCCCGGACGACATGGCGCTCGAGTTCGGCTTCGTCTCGAAGGCGATCCAGAACGCGCAGGCGCAGGTCGAGGGGCGCAACGCCGAGCAGCGCAAGAACGTGCTCAAGTACGACGACGTGATGAACCGCCAGCGCGAGGCCATCTACACGGACCGCCGGTCGATCCTCGAGGGGGAGGACCTGCAGGACCGGGTGCGCCGCTTCGTGGAGGACGCCGTCGGGAACATCGTGGACGCGGCCACCGAGGAGGGCCAGGCCACCGACTGGGACCTCGACCAGCTGTGGCGGGACCTGGCAGAGCTCTACCCCGTGGGCATCTCGCAGGAGGACGTCCTCGACGAGGTCGGCGGCCGTGGCCGGCTCAAGGCCGAGGTCCTCAAACGCGAACTCGTCTCCGATGCGCTCCTGGCGTACGAGGACCGGGAGGCGCAGGTGGGATCCGAGGCGCTGCGGGAGGCGGAGCGTCGCGTGGTGCTCGCCAGCATCGGGCGCCACTGGCAGGAGCATCTCTACGAGATGGACTACCTCAAGGAGGGCATCGGGCTGCGCGCGATGGCCCAGCGCGAGCCCCTCGTGGAGTACCAGCGCGAGGGCTACACGATGTTCCAGAACATGCTCGCCGGCATCCGCGAGGACGCCGTGCGCACGCTGTTCCAGGCGCAGATCAGTGCGGCCCCCGCGCCGACGTCGCTGCCCGGCGTCAAGGATGCCCGCGCCGTGACGATGGCCCCGCAGATCTCGGTGGAGGGCATCGACGCCCCGCAGCGCCCGGCGCAGCTGCGTTTCACCGGTCCGTCCGAGGACGGGCAGAGCGCGGTCACCCGCAGCGGCACGGACTCCGGCGCCACGGTCGCCGCGGGCACGAACCGCCGCTCCCGCCGTCAGGCGGAGCGCCGCGGCCGCCGCGGCTGA
- a CDS encoding SAF domain-containing protein translates to MSTTMSASAEGGRLRRPRWRDPRLLVGLVLVLASIAGVVALVASSQRTAAYWTAAEDLPPGTPIAAGDLRPVEVNLSEAGERYLSADAPAPEGRMVSGTVRAGELLPAAALVDADPDGRRPVGVALDEPLPSGVGVGDRVDVWVAMPAEGGRGHADPARLAEALEISEVAAEQNGFGGSGTTRVQLLTPEETLPRIVDAKVKDARVTLVPAHGVR, encoded by the coding sequence GTGTCCACGACCATGTCCGCGTCCGCCGAGGGCGGCCGTCTGCGCCGGCCCCGCTGGCGGGATCCCCGGCTCCTCGTCGGTCTCGTGCTCGTCCTCGCCTCGATCGCCGGCGTCGTGGCGCTGGTCGCCTCCTCCCAGCGGACCGCAGCGTATTGGACGGCCGCGGAGGACCTGCCCCCGGGCACGCCCATCGCGGCCGGGGACCTGCGGCCCGTGGAGGTCAACCTCAGCGAGGCCGGCGAGCGGTACCTCAGCGCCGATGCCCCGGCTCCGGAGGGGCGGATGGTCTCCGGGACGGTCCGGGCTGGCGAGCTGCTGCCGGCGGCGGCGCTGGTGGACGCGGACCCGGACGGCCGTCGTCCCGTCGGGGTGGCCCTCGACGAGCCGCTGCCGTCCGGCGTGGGAGTGGGAGACCGCGTGGACGTCTGGGTGGCCATGCCCGCGGAGGGCGGCCGCGGCCATGCGGACCCGGCCCGGCTGGCCGAGGCGCTCGAGATCTCCGAGGTCGCGGCGGAGCAGAACGGCTTCGGCGGCTCGGGCACCACCCGGGTGCAGCTGCTGACACCGGAGGAGACCCTGCCGCGCATCGTGGACGCGAAGGTCAAGGACGCGCGGGTCACCCTCGTGCCGGCCCACGGGGTGCGCTGA
- the hpf gene encoding ribosome hibernation-promoting factor, HPF/YfiA family produces the protein MTMDVSYIARNISLSESFRDHVVERTERLQRLAEGADTLEVRVTKVSHRKHSDEAVRVELTVRGPRDVVRAEAAADDELAAFDKAAARLTERLRRLRDRRKDRRHRKIGASRGAGEVGFVPPLPPSGAAPAAEDASAQDAPEAGTPVRIRQKAFPATPMSVDDAVDAMELVGHDFYLFQNAETGVPSVVYRRRGWSYGVIRLDESLPQDHVSASEGEQAYQTRED, from the coding sequence ATGACCATGGATGTCAGCTACATCGCCCGCAACATCAGCCTCTCGGAGAGCTTCCGCGACCACGTCGTCGAGCGCACGGAGCGCCTCCAGCGGCTCGCCGAGGGCGCCGACACGCTCGAGGTCCGCGTGACGAAGGTCTCCCACCGCAAGCACTCGGACGAGGCGGTCCGCGTGGAACTGACGGTCCGCGGCCCGCGGGACGTCGTGCGGGCTGAGGCTGCCGCGGACGACGAGCTGGCAGCCTTCGACAAAGCCGCCGCCCGACTGACCGAGCGCCTGCGGCGCCTGCGCGACCGGCGCAAGGACCGTCGCCACCGCAAGATCGGCGCCTCCCGCGGCGCGGGTGAGGTCGGCTTCGTGCCACCGCTGCCGCCGTCGGGCGCCGCGCCGGCCGCGGAGGACGCCTCCGCGCAGGACGCCCCCGAGGCGGGCACCCCGGTGCGCATCCGGCAGAAGGCGTTCCCCGCGACCCCCATGAGCGTGGACGACGCCGTGGATGCGATGGAGCTGGTCGGCCACGACTTCTACCTCTTCCAGAACGCCGAGACCGGCGTGCCCTCCGTCGTCTACCGCCGCCGAGGCTGGAGCTACGGCGTGATCCGCCTGGACGAGTCCCTCCCTCAGGATCACGTCTCCGCCTCCGAGGGGGAGCAGGCATACCAGACGCGGGAGGACTGA
- a CDS encoding ComF family protein, translating into MRSPPSSPSPPSVFGTLGRALADLVLPAECAVCAAPGHRLCPACAEGLTAVLSRPFRAEQDAPALPLGPGGAPLPVMAAGRYADPLAAAVLAFKDHHALHLRGVLGEALCRAVAAARLEPDLPGARHALLVPVPGGAVGFRRRGYDPLAELTRALPAPWLVSDAVRARLLPRASTLRGGGPSHAGAGAGQRRRRARDWRVVAGRLPAGAPVLLVDDVLTTGATLAALAEAVRRAGGHPVGAVVLAAVAPPRDPAEPGPRPGPRVG; encoded by the coding sequence ATGCGTTCCCCGCCGTCCTCCCCGTCCCCGCCGTCGGTGTTCGGCACCCTCGGTCGGGCCCTGGCCGACCTGGTCCTGCCCGCCGAGTGCGCGGTGTGCGCCGCGCCGGGCCACCGGCTCTGCCCGGCCTGCGCGGAGGGACTGACCGCCGTCCTGTCCCGGCCCTTCCGGGCGGAGCAGGACGCCCCGGCCTTACCCTTGGGCCCCGGCGGCGCTCCGCTGCCGGTGATGGCGGCCGGGCGCTACGCAGACCCGCTGGCGGCCGCCGTGCTCGCGTTCAAGGACCATCACGCGCTGCACCTGCGCGGCGTGCTGGGCGAGGCCCTCTGCCGGGCCGTCGCCGCGGCGCGTCTCGAGCCGGACCTGCCCGGGGCGCGGCACGCCCTGCTCGTCCCGGTCCCGGGCGGCGCGGTCGGATTCCGACGGCGCGGCTACGACCCGCTCGCCGAGCTCACCCGGGCGCTGCCGGCGCCGTGGCTGGTCTCCGACGCCGTCCGTGCTCGCCTGCTGCCCCGCGCCAGCACGCTCCGGGGCGGCGGCCCGTCCCACGCGGGCGCCGGGGCGGGCCAGCGCCGCCGGCGGGCCCGGGACTGGCGCGTCGTCGCCGGGCGGCTGCCGGCCGGCGCGCCCGTCCTGCTCGTGGACGACGTCCTCACCACCGGCGCCACCCTCGCCGCGCTCGCGGAGGCGGTGCGCCGCGCCGGCGGGCACCCCGTCGGGGCCGTCGTGCTCGCGGCCGTGGCCCCGCCGCGGGACCCCGCCGAGCCTGGCCCCCGGCCAGGCCCCCGGGTAGGGTGA
- a CDS encoding LysM peptidoglycan-binding domain-containing protein codes for MERSTSPAGPAPTRPVDAADAVGITVLLLAGPGLLACAAALLQTGTSAPGPELTRVLGLGAGLAGLGLLAWWAVGLTGLALVALGRRAGRPAWARLGRSLTPALLGRVAGAVVGVQLLAAPAAWADAAHPVPDASWTVAAVPAHATGVEAPAPDAAWTPRPPVPAPPGAGAGRADPDHPTVTVRRGDCLWHLAAAELGPDATPREIDARWRRWYEANRRVIGDDPHLLLPGTVLTSPVFAPHAGVDGPRP; via the coding sequence ATGGAGCGCTCGACATCACCGGCCGGCCCGGCCCCGACCCGTCCGGTCGACGCGGCGGACGCCGTCGGCATCACCGTCCTGCTTCTGGCCGGACCCGGTCTGCTCGCCTGTGCCGCGGCGCTGCTGCAGACGGGCACCAGCGCGCCAGGGCCGGAACTGACGCGCGTGCTGGGCCTCGGTGCCGGTCTCGCCGGGCTCGGACTGCTCGCGTGGTGGGCGGTGGGCCTGACCGGGCTGGCGCTCGTCGCGCTGGGGCGCCGTGCGGGTCGGCCGGCCTGGGCCCGCCTGGGCCGGAGCCTCACGCCCGCCCTGCTCGGACGCGTGGCCGGCGCCGTCGTCGGCGTCCAGCTGCTCGCGGCACCGGCCGCGTGGGCGGACGCGGCTCATCCCGTGCCGGACGCCTCCTGGACCGTGGCTGCGGTGCCTGCGCACGCCACCGGCGTCGAGGCCCCCGCGCCGGACGCCGCGTGGACGCCCCGGCCCCCGGTGCCAGCCCCGCCGGGCGCCGGCGCCGGCCGTGCGGATCCGGACCACCCCACCGTCACCGTCCGGCGCGGCGACTGCCTGTGGCACCTCGCCGCCGCCGAGCTCGGACCGGACGCGACCCCCCGAGAGATCGACGCCCGGTGGCGCCGCTGGTACGAGGCCAACCGGCGGGTGATCGGCGACGACCCGCACCTGCTGCTGCCCGGCACCGTGCTGACCTCCCCCGTGTTCGCCCCGCACGCCGGCGTGGACGGACCACGGCCATGA